The DNA sequence TGAATTTTACATTTGTTTTATCTTGCTCTGGAGTTTTGATATCAAATTTAGTATTATCGCTTATTAAATTTGCTCTCATAGTCTCTTTATCTGCTCCAGTAATTAAATATGTTAGGCTAGTTCCAACTTTTAAGTTTACTTTTCCATTTTGTACATTTATAGTTTTTACTAAATCTGCTCCTATTTCTGTACCTATATTTGTAAAGTTTTTACTATTAGCTTTTAAACTAGCTTCCTTATTACTTTCAGTTACTCCATCTTGCATAATATGAGTAATATTTAACTTTGCATTAGGTTGTAATGTCAATGTTTCTGATAATTTATACTCATATTTTCCACCTACAAATCCTGTTATTGTATCATCATTATATTTCTCTGAATAAGTAAGTGTTTTATTTGAGTTTCCTGCAACTCTATCACTTTCATAACTGTTATATTGATATGCTAATCCTCCTATTATTTGTAAATTATCTGAATAGTTATGTTTTACATATCCACCTAGATACATTCCTTTTCCATCTAGAGAACTCTTTGCTATATCACTATCACTTTTATTTGCTCCTACTACAAATCCTAGTGCTGTATTATCTGTATATCCATATTCTGCTTGAACATAAGCTCCATAGATATCAGTATTTATGTTTGAAGTAGTATTATTAACTCCTGAATAGTAATCTTGAATCTCTTTTCCACTTCCTAATAATGAACCATAAGCTAACCATTGGTTTTTATCAGCTTTTAAATCAAAGTTCATAACTGCATTATTAATCATTTCAGCTGTCTTTCTTGAAACTATACTAGAATATGCATATGGTGAACTATACATCATATCTTTTGTTACATCAGTTAATAGTTGTGCTTGTGCTTCCTTATCTGTTATATCTCCAAATAATCCCTCTCCATTATCAGAAGAAATTATACCATTAACTAAATCATTTCCTTCTCCTGATATCAAGTTTTTATTTGCTTCTACACTATAAGTTCCATCAGCATTCTCTTTTATGATATGAGCTATCGTATTAGTATCAACTTTTGATACATTTTCTATTCCTGTTATTCCATCAAGAGAAATTGTAGTATTAGAATCCGCTTTCATTGTATCAATTATTAATTTTGAATTTTCTCCTGCTTCTAAATTTGCTCCTGAAAGAACTGTTTTTGCTGTTCCATTTTCAATGTTAATTCCAGCTATAAGCGTATTAGAACCTAAATTAATATTTGTTCCCTCTGCCAATTTTGAAGATGACTCTAGTTTTGTAGCCCCTTCTATATTAATATTTGAGAAAGCTGAAAAATCTCCGCTTAAAGTTAAATAATCTTTAACTGTAGTTGAACGAACTGATATTTTTCCAACATTAAGTGTATTTCTAACTGTTCCACCCTCTGCTACAGAAATTTTTGTATTTGATAAATCTAAGTCAGCTCTTACATTTAATACATTATCTCCAGCTCCAAAATCAATCTTACTTATATTTCCACCATTATAAGTTAACATATCATTTCCAGAACCAAATTTAACATTTGTAATTTTTCCACTATTTAGTGTAACCAAGCTATTTCCAGCACTTGATAAATCTATAGTTCCCACTGTGGCTCCATCATTTACTGTAATATTATTGTCTATACTACTATCTACATCTAGCGACATTAAGCTAATTGCTGATGTACTATCTTTTGATAAACTAATAGTTCCTACATTTGAACCTTGATTTAACTCTATTGTATTTTTTCCACTTCCTGTAATAGAGTTTACTCCTACGTTTTTAAGAGTTAAAGTATCGTTTCCTGCTCCTAATTCTATCTTACCATCATTAGAGTTATTTCCAATAATATTTACATGAGTTAAGCTTATGTTACTATCATTATCATTTCCTTTGATATTTTTTATTGTTGAAGCAACTCCTCCAGCATAGTAAGCATTAACATTTAAATTTACATTTGAGCTTTCTCCAAAGTTAATATCTCCACCTATGTTCACTCCATCAGTAAGATTTACAGTTCCACCAGTAGTTGCTAAAGTTAAACTATCAGAAGTAGCTATATTTTGGAATGTAATAGTTCCACTATTTCCAGTAATTTTAAACTCTTTACTTATATCACTATTATCTCCTGTAAGTAAAGTATTTTGATATGTTTTTCCATCTAATGTAAAATCATATTGAGTTATACCACCAGTACTAATATAGTTAACTAAAGCCTCTTTACTCCAAGTATTTAAAGCACCAGTAATAGCCTCTGAACCTGTTTGTCCATATTTAGATAGCATATTATTGTATGTAGTCTCTAGGAAGTTGTTGTTATTTCCATATGGATTCATCTCATCCCATGATTTTACAACAAATGCTCCATTACTATATTTTAAGAATGATGGCATACTTAGACTTCCACCTGTTATAGTTATATTATTATTTACATTTCCTAGTGCTATAGATTTTCCAGAAGTTAAACCAGCATTTTCTAATCCTTCAAAATTTAAATTAACATTTCCATTAATAGTATATTTATATCCATCAACAAATGGATTAGCTCCACTATATACTAACTTTCCATTTTCATATTTTAATGAACCTAAACTTAATGCTCCACTTGTTACTTGAAAATTGACTCCACTCTCTTTTCCATTATAATCAACACTTGTTACCTTACTATTTTGTTCAAAAGTTGTAAAAGAATCAACTTTTACAGTTGGAGTAAATGTTCCTAATGGTTTAAATGCATATTGTCCAGTTATATTTTTTTGCATAGTAACACTATCATTATAGTTTATAGCAAATATTGTTTTATTATTTAAAGTTGTTCCATTAAAAACTAAGTTATCTTTATAGTTAGAAGTATTATTATTC is a window from the Candidatus Fusobacterium pullicola genome containing:
- a CDS encoding autotransporter domain-containing protein, with protein sequence MNNLLERFIKRNNKKRGINITVATIVMFLLSCTGIYAATVIDKNEKEYILHVGENGDNSYRWGGSKYLYTIDQNKLIINGRLEAGNNTQSLEISSNAKDITVENNGFIDGVTIGRDYSKLDGTNATFTNNGIVSNEGNAIVVYSKNATVNNYGIIKGGEKGVEFTTGISNEKLNNQGIILDKDGKILNASTVEQKIVLDNGNYTVKNAVDSSGKAQAITMNGTSGSNSFTNYILNGIDTTISVSGKGNNLSGSVVNSLGNAINIESGAELGLGSTTVNGNIAINGGTLILIDINNKINGNVSGTTDNDTIKLGYQVDTNINYTNLNTILKGSGVDTLKFHDNGNTIDTTQISFAGKFEGGAGADTFIVNGANYTIDGGAGTDTLKLTKGYTGAVSDFSGVTNIETLQLGDGSNTLDISNINGKFTTIKGGEFVNGGSGKNTIKTSTDIGETLTLVGGKDSSVKNILVLDNSNNKIEFNGKLDTSGGNWNIQVNNLKGTNSVTLNKENLNGKATSLELLTNISGETETKNLVDLLNASGITYAIPLNNNTSNYKDNLVFNGTTLNNKTIFAINYNDSVTMQKNITGQYAFKPLGTFTPTVKVDSFTTFEQNSKVTSVDYNGKESGVNFQVTSGALSLGSLKYENGKLVYSGANPFVDGYKYTINGNVNLNFEGLENAGLTSGKSIALGNVNNNITITGGSLSMPSFLKYSNGAFVVKSWDEMNPYGNNNNFLETTYNNMLSKYGQTGSEAITGALNTWSKEALVNYISTGGITQYDFTLDGKTYQNTLLTGDNSDISKEFKITGNSGTITFQNIATSDSLTLATTGGTVNLTDGVNIGGDINFGESSNVNLNVNAYYAGGVASTIKNIKGNDNDSNISLTHVNIIGNNSNDGKIELGAGNDTLTLKNVGVNSITGSGKNTIELNQGSNVGTISLSKDSTSAISLMSLDVDSSIDNNITVNDGATVGTIDLSSAGNSLVTLNSGKITNVKFGSGNDMLTYNGGNISKIDFGAGDNVLNVRADLDLSNTKISVAEGGTVRNTLNVGKISVRSTTVKDYLTLSGDFSAFSNINIEGATKLESSSKLAEGTNINLGSNTLIAGINIENGTAKTVLSGANLEAGENSKLIIDTMKADSNTTISLDGITGIENVSKVDTNTIAHIIKENADGTYSVEANKNLISGEGNDLVNGIISSDNGEGLFGDITDKEAQAQLLTDVTKDMMYSSPYAYSSIVSRKTAEMINNAVMNFDLKADKNQWLAYGSLLGSGKEIQDYYSGVNNTTSNINTDIYGAYVQAEYGYTDNTALGFVVGANKSDSDIAKSSLDGKGMYLGGYVKHNYSDNLQIIGGLAYQYNSYESDRVAGNSNKTLTYSEKYNDDTITGFVGGKYEYKLSETLTLQPNAKLNITHIMQDGVTESNKEASLKANSKNFTNIGTEIGADLVKTINVQNGKVNLKVGTSLTYLITGADKETMRANLISDNTKFDIKTPEQDKTNVKFKVGAQYEKESGVLYNVEGSYITSSKEKEWVVGAGIGYRF